Genomic window (Pseudomonas hydrolytica):
GTCGAGGGTGACCCGGGCATCGGGGAAGCGCGCCTTGATCGCGCGGATCGCCTCCATCTCCTCGGCGCCGCGCATCACCCCGCCCTTGAGCTTGAAATCGGCGAAGCCATAGCGCGCGCGGGCGGCCTCGGCCAGGCGGGCGATGGCGTCCGGCGTCAGCGCGGCCTGGTGGCGCAGGTGATACCAGTCATCCTCGGAGCCTTTGCCGGCCAGGTAGGGCAGGTCGGCGCGCTGGCGTTCACCGATATAGAAGAGGTAGGCAAGCATCGGCACGCGCTGGCGCTGCTGGCCGCTGCCGAGCAGCTCGGCCACCGGCACCTCGAGGTGCTGGCCGAGCAGATCCAGCAGGGCCGCTTCGACCGCGGTGATCACGTTGTCCAGGCGCAGGTTGATCTCGTGCGGCTGCTTGAGTACCCGTGCTTCGGCCTCCGAGGTGACCTGATGCTGGGTGGTCTGCGGTCCCTTGGCCGGCCCGGCGATGGCCTGGCGCAGATCGTTGAGCACGCGGTTGTAGCGGCCGACCGACTGCCCGATCACCCGTTCGCGGCAGCGCTCCAGCGCCTGGCGGATGCCCTCGCCACCCGGCACCTCGCCGCAGCCGGTGCGCCCGGCGTTGTCCTTGAGCAGCACCAGGTTGCGGGTGAAGTAGGGGGCGTGGGCGCCGCACAGGTTGAGCAGCATGCTGTCACGGCCGGCGACCGGGATGACCTGCATGTCGACGATACGGGGTGTGCTGCTGGGGGAGGCTTGGTGCATCTTGGCTGGGGCTCCGAACGTGGCGCGGCCCTCGGCCGCTATGGCGAAGGGACGGTTCAGTCGTGCATCGGCATCGGCAATGGGGCCGAGCCGTGGGCGGGGGCGGCAGCGAGGGCGGCGTCGCGAGCGCCGTGCAGGCGGCTGGCGGCCCATGAGCCTGTGCATTGGCAGCGAATGGCGGCAGTGAAGGTCGATGACATGACCTGGCCTCGTTTGTTTTTATAGGGTTGTCATATGTTGTCGTATGACTTGATGAAATTAGTATCAGCCTGCTCCTGGCCTGTCAACGCTCCGCATGGCTGTGGGCAAGGTCGGCGTGCGTCATGGGTTTGTCAGCTGCTGCTCTGGTTCGAGCGTTGAGACGTCAGGCTGGGGAGCAGGGGGCGGCGAAGAGCTTCGACGAATGGGCGATACGAAAACTGGTGTTTTTTTTATTGTTGTACGATAACGTATCTCTACGGCTTCGCCTGAGGCTATTTCTCACAACTCGCTCTACAGGGTGTTCGCATAATGAATCCACAAGAACTCAAGTCCATCCTCTCGTCCGGTCTGCTGTCCTTTCCGGTGACCGATTTCGATGCCGCCGGTGATTTCCACCAGGCCGGCTACGTACGCCGTCTCGAGTGGCTGGCGCCCTACGGTGCCTCGGCGCTGTTCGCCGCCGGTGGCACTGGCGAGTTCTTCTCCCTGGCGCCGGACGAATACAGCGCCGTGATCAAGACCGCCGTGGACACCTGCGAGAAGTCCGTACCTATCCTTGCTGGTGTCGGCGGCCCGACCCGCGTCGCCATCCAGATGGCGCAGGAGGCCGAGCGCCTGGGCGCCAAAGGCCTGCTGCTGCTGCCGCATTACCTCACCGAAGCCTCGCAGGAGGGCGTTGCCGCGCACGTCGAGCATGTGTGCAAGGCGGTGAAAATCGGCGTGGTGATCTACAACCGTAACGTCTGCCGCCTCAATGCTCGCCTGCTGGAGCAGCTGGCCGAGCGCTGCCCCAATCTGATCGGCTACAAGGATGGCCTGGGCGACATCGAACTGATGGTGTCGATCCGTCGCCGCCTGGGCGAGCGCCTCACCTACCTCGGCGGCCTGCCGACTGCCGAGGTCTACGCCGCGGCCTACAAGGCCCTGGGCGTACCGGTGTATTCCTCGGCCGTGTTCAATTTCATTCCGAAAACCGCCATGGCGTTCTACAAGGCCATCGCTGCCGACGATCAGGCCACGGTTGGCAAGCTGATCGACGATTTCTTCCTGCCCTACCTGGACATCCGTAACCGCCGTGCCGGTTACGCCGTGAGCATCGTCAAGGCCGGTGCGAAAATCGTTGGTTACGATGCCGGCCCGGTGCGTGCGCCGCTGACCGACTTGCTGCCGGAGGAGTACGAAGCCCTGGCCAAGCTGATCGAGGCGCAAGGCGCGCAGTAACGCTGCAGGTGCCGCTCGCCCCGGCGAGCGGCCCGGTCGCGCCGCGGCAGGCCGGGCGCGACGACGCTGAACCATTGTCGAACCCGCACAAGAACAACAGGGTAACGCTCATGACTTCACAGATTCCTGCCGCTGTCGGCACTCCGCTGATCACCGAGCTGCAAGTCGTACCGGTTGCCGGTCAGGACAGCATGCTGCTCAACCTGAGCGGTGCTCACGGCCCTTACTTCACCCGCAACATCCTCATTCTCAAGGACAGCGCCGGCCATGTCGGGGTCGGCGAAGTCCCCGGCGGCGAGGGCATTCGCAAGACCCTCGAAGACGCCCGCGCGATCCTTGTCGGCCAGCCGGTCGGCAACTACAACGCATTGCTCAATCAGGTGCGCCGCGCCTTCGCTGATCGCGACTCTGGCGGCCGCGGCCTGCAGACCTTCGACCTGCGTATCACCATCCATGCCGTCACCGCGCTGGAGTCGGCGCTGCTCGACCTGCTCGGCCAGCACCTCGGTGTGCCGGTGGCCGCCCTGCTTGGCGAAGGCCAGCAGCGCGATGCGGTGGAAATGCTCGGCTACCTGTTCTTCATCGCCGACAAGGACAAGACCGATCTCGGCTACCGCGACGAGCGCGATGCCGACGACGCCTGGCGGCGGGTGCGCAACCAGGCCGCGCTGACCCCCGAGGCCATCGTCCGCCAGGCCGAGGCCGCGCACGCGCGCTACGGCTTCAACGACTTCAAGCTCAAGGGCGGCGTGCTGCATGGCGAGGCCGAAGTGGAGGCGATTCGTGCCCTGGCTGCGCGCTTCCCGAATGCCCGCGTGACGCTCGACCCCAATGGTGGCTGGTCGTTGGATCAGGCCATCGCCCTGTGCCGCGACCTGCATGGCGTGCTGGCCTATGCCGAAGACCCGTGCGGCGCCGAGAACGGCTACTCCGGTCGTGAAGTGATGGCCGAGTTCCGCCGTGCCACCGGCCTGCCGACGGCTACCAACATGATCGCTACCGACTGGCGGCAGATGGGCCACACCATCTCCCTGCAGTCGGTGGACATTCCGCTGGCCGACCCGCACTTCTGGACCATGGCCGGTTCCGTGCGCGTGGCGCAGATGTGCAACGACTGGGGCCTGACCTGGGGTTCGCATTCCAACAACCACTTCGACATTTCCCTGGCCATGTTCACCCACGTCGCCGCCGCGGCGCCGGGGCGCATCACCGCCATCGACACCCACTGGATCTGGCAGGACGGTCAGTACCTGACGCGCAACCCGCTGCGCATCGAAGGTGGCCTGGTGCAGGTGCCGAAGACGCCGGGTCTGGGTGTCGAGCTGGATTGGGATGCGCTGGCCAAGGCGCACGAGCTGTACCGGGCCAAGGGCCTGGGCGCGCGTGACGACTCAGTGGCCATGCAGTACCTGATTCCGGGCTGGACCTTCAATAACAAGAAGCCCTGCCTGGTGCGTTGAGTCAGCTTTGTAGGGTGGGCTTCAGCCCACCTTGATTACAGCCGGTGGGCTAAATCCCACCCTACGGGGTGATGACCGTGGCTGCAGCGGAACGCCGCCCGGCCCACCCTACCGGCTCAGCCTTTCCTTCTGTCTCACGAGCCTTGCCGATGCCAGATGCCAAACCGGGTCGGGTGCGCTACAGCATTCTGCTGATGCTGTTTCTGGTCACCACCATCACCTTTGCCGATCGCTCCAGCCTCTCCGTCGCCGGTTCGGCGATGCAGGCCGGCCTCGGCATCGACGCGGTGACGCTCGGCTACATCTTCTCGGCGTTCGGCTGGGCCTACGTGATCGGACAGATTCCCGGTGGTTGGCTGTTCGATCGCTTCGGCACCAAACCGGTGTACACCCTGGCGCTGTTCGTCTGGTCGGTACTGACCCTGCTGCAGGGCTTCGTCGGCTGGCTGCCCAGCACCTGGGCGGTGACCTCGATGTTCCTGCTGCGGCTGCTGGTGGGCTTTGCCAGCGCGCCGTGCTTTCCCGGCAACGCGCGGATCATCGCCTCCTGGTTTCCCACGGCCGAGCGCGCCACCGCCACGGCCATCTCCAGCTCGGCGCAGTACGCTGCCACGGCGCTGTTCGCCCCATTGATGGGCTGGGTGGTGCAAGCCATGGGTTGGCAATCGGCGTTTATCCTGCTCGGCTGCCTGGGGCTGGTGCTGTCGTTCGTCTGGTTGCAGCAACTGCATGGGCCACGTGCGCACCCGCGGATCGAGGCGGCCGAGCTGCACTATCTCGCTCAGGGCGGTGCGCTGATCGATCTGGAAGGGCAGCGCGGCAGCGCCGGTGGCTCGCAGTGGCGACACCTGGGCCTGCTGCTCAGGCAACGCACGATGATCGGCATCTACCTCGGCCAGTACTGCAACAACGCCATTACGTACTTCTTTCTCACCTGGTTCCCTGTGTACCTGGTGCAGGCACGCGGCATGAGCATTCTCGGCGCCGGTTTCGCCGCCGCGCTGCCAGCCATCGGTGGTTGCATCGGTGGCGTGCTCGGCGGGCTGCTGTCCGACGGCATGCTGCGCCGCGGCCATTCGCTGACCCTGGCGCGCAAGCTGCCGATGGTGCTCGGCCTGCTGCTGTCGAGTGCCGTGGTGCTGTGCATTTATGTCGACAGCGACGCCGCGGTGGTGGCGCTGATGGCCCTGGCGTTCTTCGGCAAGGGTCTCGGCTCGCTGGGCTGGACACTGGTGGCCGACACCTCGCCGCGGCAGATACTTGGCCTGTCCGGCGGGCTGTTCAACACCTTTGGCAACCTGGCGGCGATCACCACGCCCATCGTCATCGGCTACCTGGTCAGCCATAGCGGTTCTTTCGATGGGGCATTGGTCTATGTCGGCCTCAATGCCCTGCTGGCGGTCGTGAGCTTCGGCCTGATCGTCGGCCGTATTCACAGGGTCGAGCTGGACGACGCCTCGCGCGCCAATGCCGGCTCGGTATCCTGAGCGCACAACAGGAGCACGCAGCATGCAGTTGATTCCCCATCAGGATTCGCCCCGCTATATCCGCCTGCACCCAACCGACAACGTTGGTGTGGTGGTTAATGACCAGGGCGTTGCCGCAGGCGGTCAGTTCGACGATGGCCTGACGGCTATCGAAGGCATTCCACAGAGCCACAAGGTGGCGCTGGTGGATATCGCCGAAGGGCAAGAAGTAGTGCGCTATGGCGAGGTCATCGGCTATGCGCTCAAATCCATCGCCGCCGGCAGCTGGGTCACCGAGCAGGTGCTGCGCATGCCCGAGCCGCCAGTGCTGGACAACTTGCCCAAGGCGACCATCAAGGCCGCTCCGGGGGAGCCGTTGACGGGCTATACCTTCGAAGGTTTCCGCAACCCGGACGGCAGCGTCGGCACGCGAAATATCCTCGGCGTGACCACCACTGTGCAGTGCGTGGTCGGCGTGCTCGATCACGTGGTCGAGCGCGTGCGCAAGGAAGTCCTGCCCAGGTACCCCAATGTCGACGACGTGGTGGCGCTGTCGCACAGCTACGGCTGCGGCGTGGCGATCAATGCGCCGGACGCCGTGGTACCGATCCGCACCCTGTACAACATCAGCCGTAACCCCAACCTCGGTGGCCAGGCGCTGGTGATCAGTCTCGGCTGCGAGAAACTGCAGGCCAACCAGTTGATGGATGGCGACCTGCTCACCAACGGCATGGAAGAGGAAGACTGGCTGTTCCGCCTGCAGGATTCCGGCACCGGCTTCACCGGCATGGTCGAGCAGATCATGGGCATGATCGAGGAGCGCCTGCAGGTGCTCGACCAGCGTCGCCGCGAGACCGTACCGGCTTCCGAACTGGTGGTTGGCATGCAGTGCGGCGGTAGCGACGCTTTCTCCGGCATCACCGCCAACCCGGCTTTGGGTGTGGCCGCCGACCTGCTGGTGCGCGCTGGTGCCACCGTGATGTTCTCCGAGAACACCGAAGTGCGTGACGGCATCCACCTGCTGACACCGCGCGCCGCCAGCGTCGAGGTGGCCGATGCGCTGATTCGCGAGATGGACTGGTACGATGCCTACCTTGCGCGCGGCATGGCCGATCGCAGCGCCAACACCACGCCGGGCAACAAGAAGGGCGGGCTGAACAACATCGTCGAGAAGGCCATGGGTTCCATCGCCAAGTCCGGCAGTAGCCCGATTGCCGGCGTCGTCTCCCCGGGCGAGCGCATTCGCGGCAAGGGCCTGTGGTTCTGCGCCACGCCGGCCAGCGACTTTATCTGCGGCACCCTGCAACTGGCGGCGGGGATGAACCTGCATATCTTCACCACCGGGCGCGGCACGCCGTACGGCCTGTCGATGGTGCCGGTGATCAAGGTGGCCACGCGCAGCCAACTGGCCGAGCGTTGGCCGGACCTGATCGACGTCGACGCCGGGCAGATCCTCTCCGGACGCATGAGCCTGGAGGAAATGGGCTGGCATATCTTTCAGCTCTATCTGGACGTGGCCAGCGGGCGCAGGCAGACCTGCGCCGAACGCCTGCGTCTGCATAACGATCTGGTGCTATTCAACCCGGCGCCGGTGACCTGAACGGGAGAGCCTGATGAGCAAGATCAAGGTGCTGCAGATCGGTCCGCTGAGCGAGCGCTTCAACCGCGAGCTGGCGGCCGAGTATGAGGTCAGTGCGCTGTGGCAACAGGCCGAGCCGCTGACCTTTCTGCGCGAGCAGGGCGGGCAGTTCCGCTACATGGTGTCCTCGGCGCGTTTCGGCTGTAAGGCCGAGCAGCTCGAGCTGTTGCCCAATCTGCGTGCCATCTGCAGTTTCGGCGTCGGCCATGACCCCTATCCGCTTGAGCTGCTGCGCGAGCGCGGCATCGCCATCAGCACCACGCCGGACGTGCTCAACGACTGCGTGGCGGATCTGGCCATGGGCCTGATCATCGACAGTGCGCGGCGTCTGTCGGCCTCCGACCGCTTTGTGCGCAGCGGCGCCTGGGGCGACGGGCAGAGCTTCCCCCTGGCCCGCCGGGTCAGCGGCAAGCGCCTGGGTATCGTCGGCCTCGGTCGCATCGGCGAGGCGGTGGCGCAGCGGGCGGCGGGCTTCGCCATGCCGCTGCGTTACCACAACCGCCGTGCGGTCGAGGGCAGTCCTTACCAGCATGAGCCGGATCTGCTGGCGCTGGCGCGCTGGGCGGACTTTCTCGTGCTGACCTGTCCGGGCGGTGCGGCGACCCGGAATCTGATCGATGCCGAAGTGCTCGAGGCGCTGGGGGCCGACGGTTTCCT
Coding sequences:
- a CDS encoding enolase C-terminal domain-like protein: MHQASPSSTPRIVDMQVIPVAGRDSMLLNLCGAHAPYFTRNLVLLKDNAGRTGCGEVPGGEGIRQALERCRERVIGQSVGRYNRVLNDLRQAIAGPAKGPQTTQHQVTSEAEARVLKQPHEINLRLDNVITAVEAALLDLLGQHLEVPVAELLGSGQQRQRVPMLAYLFYIGERQRADLPYLAGKGSEDDWYHLRHQAALTPDAIARLAEAARARYGFADFKLKGGVMRGAEEMEAIRAIKARFPDARVTLDPNGAWSLDEAVALCKGQGHVLAYAEDPCGPENGYSGREVMAEFKRATGIPTATNMVATDWRQMGHSLRLEAVDIPLADPHFWTMQGAVRLGQVCEEFGLTWGSHSNNHFDISLAMFTHAAAAVPGRITAIDTHWIWQEGEERLTREPLRIVGGQVQVPDKPGLGIEPDMQRIMAAHELYKKVASGARDDAMAMQYLVPGWQYHPKRPSLGRD
- the kdgD gene encoding 5-dehydro-4-deoxyglucarate dehydratase, which translates into the protein MNPQELKSILSSGLLSFPVTDFDAAGDFHQAGYVRRLEWLAPYGASALFAAGGTGEFFSLAPDEYSAVIKTAVDTCEKSVPILAGVGGPTRVAIQMAQEAERLGAKGLLLLPHYLTEASQEGVAAHVEHVCKAVKIGVVIYNRNVCRLNARLLEQLAERCPNLIGYKDGLGDIELMVSIRRRLGERLTYLGGLPTAEVYAAAYKALGVPVYSSAVFNFIPKTAMAFYKAIAADDQATVGKLIDDFFLPYLDIRNRRAGYAVSIVKAGAKIVGYDAGPVRAPLTDLLPEEYEALAKLIEAQGAQ
- the gudD gene encoding glucarate dehydratase, producing the protein MTSQIPAAVGTPLITELQVVPVAGQDSMLLNLSGAHGPYFTRNILILKDSAGHVGVGEVPGGEGIRKTLEDARAILVGQPVGNYNALLNQVRRAFADRDSGGRGLQTFDLRITIHAVTALESALLDLLGQHLGVPVAALLGEGQQRDAVEMLGYLFFIADKDKTDLGYRDERDADDAWRRVRNQAALTPEAIVRQAEAAHARYGFNDFKLKGGVLHGEAEVEAIRALAARFPNARVTLDPNGGWSLDQAIALCRDLHGVLAYAEDPCGAENGYSGREVMAEFRRATGLPTATNMIATDWRQMGHTISLQSVDIPLADPHFWTMAGSVRVAQMCNDWGLTWGSHSNNHFDISLAMFTHVAAAAPGRITAIDTHWIWQDGQYLTRNPLRIEGGLVQVPKTPGLGVELDWDALAKAHELYRAKGLGARDDSVAMQYLIPGWTFNNKKPCLVR
- a CDS encoding MFS transporter is translated as MPDAKPGRVRYSILLMLFLVTTITFADRSSLSVAGSAMQAGLGIDAVTLGYIFSAFGWAYVIGQIPGGWLFDRFGTKPVYTLALFVWSVLTLLQGFVGWLPSTWAVTSMFLLRLLVGFASAPCFPGNARIIASWFPTAERATATAISSSAQYAATALFAPLMGWVVQAMGWQSAFILLGCLGLVLSFVWLQQLHGPRAHPRIEAAELHYLAQGGALIDLEGQRGSAGGSQWRHLGLLLRQRTMIGIYLGQYCNNAITYFFLTWFPVYLVQARGMSILGAGFAAALPAIGGCIGGVLGGLLSDGMLRRGHSLTLARKLPMVLGLLLSSAVVLCIYVDSDAAVVALMALAFFGKGLGSLGWTLVADTSPRQILGLSGGLFNTFGNLAAITTPIVIGYLVSHSGSFDGALVYVGLNALLAVVSFGLIVGRIHRVELDDASRANAGSVS
- the garD gene encoding galactarate dehydratase, whose product is MQLIPHQDSPRYIRLHPTDNVGVVVNDQGVAAGGQFDDGLTAIEGIPQSHKVALVDIAEGQEVVRYGEVIGYALKSIAAGSWVTEQVLRMPEPPVLDNLPKATIKAAPGEPLTGYTFEGFRNPDGSVGTRNILGVTTTVQCVVGVLDHVVERVRKEVLPRYPNVDDVVALSHSYGCGVAINAPDAVVPIRTLYNISRNPNLGGQALVISLGCEKLQANQLMDGDLLTNGMEEEDWLFRLQDSGTGFTGMVEQIMGMIEERLQVLDQRRRETVPASELVVGMQCGGSDAFSGITANPALGVAADLLVRAGATVMFSENTEVRDGIHLLTPRAASVEVADALIREMDWYDAYLARGMADRSANTTPGNKKGGLNNIVEKAMGSIAKSGSSPIAGVVSPGERIRGKGLWFCATPASDFICGTLQLAAGMNLHIFTTGRGTPYGLSMVPVIKVATRSQLAERWPDLIDVDAGQILSGRMSLEEMGWHIFQLYLDVASGRRQTCAERLRLHNDLVLFNPAPVT
- a CDS encoding 2-hydroxyacid dehydrogenase; protein product: MSKIKVLQIGPLSERFNRELAAEYEVSALWQQAEPLTFLREQGGQFRYMVSSARFGCKAEQLELLPNLRAICSFGVGHDPYPLELLRERGIAISTTPDVLNDCVADLAMGLIIDSARRLSASDRFVRSGAWGDGQSFPLARRVSGKRLGIVGLGRIGEAVAQRAAGFAMPLRYHNRRAVEGSPYQHEPDLLALARWADFLVLTCPGGAATRNLIDAEVLEALGADGFLINVARGSVVDEAALITALQNGVIAGAGLDVYQHEPQVPPALRELDNVVLLPHVGSASVETRQQMADLVLDNLRSFIASGKLLTPL